A genomic window from Candidatus Obscuribacter sp. includes:
- a CDS encoding L-serine ammonia-lyase → MFKIGVGPSSSHTVGPMVAAQAFRKSAAAKLTEQLAKKPLKSSEKLHLKVELYGSLSLTGKGHQTDGAICAGLAGLSPKDSPVNQIWQVMDDLNKNPDLELVKGVPVQFKPEEDLLWLAWLMDGEALPHPNTLRFKLLRGDQVLLSEVILSVGGGFVETLSNAPKSKTSEALAPSFDLLPYPYNTAQEFVHQVNQSGKHAWEIVTANQAARGLPESELREKLSGILRVFESCIERGLVTEGILPGGLNVKRRAKGLNEQMLAGKQSVWSSNVGLKPSVYAIAVNEENAAGGRVVTAPTNGSSGLIPAVFRTLQEGKNLSEETLQNGLIVASVIGALVKTHASISGAEVGCQGEVGTSCAMAAAGAVAMLGGSVEQMEQAAEIGIEHHLGMTCDPIMGLVQVPCIERNAMGAVKALNAAELSLAGDGKHMITLDRALEVMKQTGLDMNQKYKETATGGLALG, encoded by the coding sequence ATGTTCAAGATTGGCGTAGGCCCATCTAGCTCTCACACTGTGGGACCGATGGTGGCGGCGCAAGCATTTCGCAAGAGTGCGGCAGCAAAATTGACTGAGCAGCTAGCTAAAAAGCCACTCAAATCAAGCGAAAAATTGCACCTTAAAGTAGAGCTTTATGGCTCATTATCCCTCACCGGTAAGGGTCACCAGACAGACGGCGCCATCTGCGCAGGACTGGCAGGACTCAGTCCCAAGGACTCGCCAGTCAATCAAATCTGGCAAGTCATGGACGACCTCAACAAAAATCCCGACCTCGAGCTGGTCAAAGGTGTGCCGGTCCAATTTAAGCCAGAAGAAGATCTGCTCTGGCTGGCCTGGCTCATGGACGGAGAAGCTCTACCTCATCCCAACACTCTCAGATTTAAACTGCTACGCGGCGATCAAGTACTACTATCAGAAGTGATTTTGTCAGTAGGCGGTGGCTTTGTCGAAACTCTTAGCAATGCGCCAAAGTCCAAAACCAGTGAAGCGCTAGCGCCAAGTTTTGACCTCTTGCCTTATCCCTACAATACTGCCCAAGAGTTTGTCCATCAAGTCAATCAGAGCGGCAAGCATGCCTGGGAAATCGTGACGGCAAACCAGGCAGCCAGAGGTTTACCAGAATCAGAACTGAGAGAAAAACTGTCTGGTATTTTAAGAGTCTTTGAATCCTGCATCGAACGTGGCCTTGTCACCGAAGGGATACTGCCTGGTGGTCTCAATGTCAAAAGAAGAGCAAAGGGTCTCAATGAACAGATGCTGGCTGGCAAACAATCTGTCTGGTCATCCAATGTCGGACTAAAGCCATCAGTCTACGCTATCGCTGTAAACGAAGAAAACGCCGCCGGCGGTCGAGTGGTAACAGCACCGACAAACGGCTCATCAGGACTTATTCCGGCTGTGTTTCGCACACTCCAGGAAGGCAAAAATCTGAGCGAAGAAACACTGCAAAATGGATTAATTGTTGCCTCCGTAATTGGTGCGCTGGTAAAAACTCATGCCTCCATATCTGGTGCTGAAGTGGGCTGCCAGGGAGAAGTTGGCACATCTTGTGCCATGGCAGCGGCCGGAGCAGTGGCCATGCTAGGTGGCTCGGTGGAGCAGATGGAGCAAGCGGCTGAAATCGGCATCGAACATCATCTCGGCATGACCTGTGACCCGATTATGGGTCTGGTACAGGTGCCTTGCATTGAGCGCAACGCCATGGGGGCAGTCAAAGCTCTCAACGCGGCAGAACTCTCTCTGGCCGGCGATGGTAAGCACATGATCACCCTGGACCGGGCTCTCGAGGTGATGAAGCAGACAGGGCTTGATATGAACCAGAAGTACAAAGAAACAGCAACTGGGGGCCTGGCCCTTGGTTAA
- a CDS encoding class I SAM-dependent methyltransferase, whose amino-acid sequence MLALTKPGIEEYAEAKTEPVSPLLRQLAEDTCQNMQYPQMLTGRLEGRFLKMMVQISGAKKILEIGMFTGYSALSMIEGAGPDGELITLDVDQNCIDFAKRYFDQSEFGSRIKVIKGPALETLKTLSGPFDLVFIDADKTNYLNYYQAVLPLLKQGGVILVDNVLWSGQVIDDNANDENTKALKVFNDVVAQDERVDRVMLTIRDGVYMLRKR is encoded by the coding sequence ATGCTTGCTTTGACCAAGCCTGGTATCGAAGAATACGCAGAAGCCAAGACCGAACCGGTCAGTCCGCTTTTGCGTCAGCTAGCGGAAGATACTTGCCAGAACATGCAGTATCCGCAGATGTTGACAGGTCGACTTGAGGGACGTTTCCTCAAGATGATGGTGCAAATCTCCGGCGCCAAAAAGATACTTGAAATTGGCATGTTTACCGGCTATTCGGCTCTTTCTATGATTGAAGGAGCGGGCCCGGACGGAGAACTTATCACTCTTGATGTGGACCAGAATTGCATCGACTTTGCCAAGAGATATTTTGATCAAAGTGAGTTTGGTAGTCGAATAAAAGTAATTAAGGGTCCAGCTCTAGAGACCTTAAAGACGCTCTCAGGACCCTTTGATTTGGTCTTTATTGACGCCGACAAAACCAATTATCTCAACTACTACCAAGCCGTGCTGCCATTGCTCAAACAAGGCGGTGTAATCCTGGTGGACAATGTGCTCTGGAGTGGTCAGGTCATTGATGACAATGCCAACGATGAAAATACAAAAGCACTCAAAGTTTTTAATGACGTAGTGGCTCAGGATGAGCGTGTCGATAGAGTCATGCTCACCATCCGCGACGGCGTCTACATGCTACGCAAGCGTTAA